A section of the Rhinoderma darwinii isolate aRhiDar2 unplaced genomic scaffold, aRhiDar2.hap1 Scaffold_217, whole genome shotgun sequence genome encodes:
- the LOC142701713 gene encoding oocyte zinc finger protein XlCOF8.4-like, with amino-acid sequence MISIFSFLHKDVCSTRSSSFLIFSFLHKDVCSTRSSRSPSFLIFSSTTFLLLNDPPRMDKDRNEMSRRILDFTLEIIYLLIGEEYTIVKKTSGDCTTPIIHESGGWSSSPITEPPPHSRIHEKILELICKMTELLTGEVPIRCQDVTVYLSMEEWEYLEGHKDLYEEVMMEDYRPRTSQDLESGRSFPLMRQLSSTSWGFYLPLDQHGRIIDGSSRRNPPERCPSPLYSQDCPEENPNVPENHQVDEAEPYTRSI; translated from the exons atgatctccatcttctcctttcttcataaagacgtctgcagtactagatcctccagttttctcatcttctcctttcttcataaagacgtctgcagtactagatcctccagatcccccagttttctcatcttctcctccacaacgttccttctcctgaatgacccaccaaggatggacaaggacaggaatgagatgagcagaagaatattagacttcaccttggagatcatctacctgttgatcggagag gagtacacaatagtgaagaagacatcgggtgactgtacgactcccatcatccatgagtcaggaggatggagcagtagtcccatcacagagcctccccctcactcccggatacatgagaagatcttagaactgatctgcaagatgacggagctgctgactggagag gttcctataaggtgtcaggatgtcactgtctatctctccatggaggagtgggagtatctagaaggacacaaggatctgtacgaggaggtcatgatggaggactaccggccgcgcacatcacagg atttggagtcggggaggagttttcccctaatgagacaattgtcatccacctcatgggggttttatcttcctctggatcaacacggtcggattatag atggatccagtaggagaaatccaccagagagatgtcccagtcctctgtattcccaggactgtccagaggaaaatcccaatgtcccagagaatcatcaggtagatgaagctgagccgtataccagatctatatag